A region of Thermococcus barossii DNA encodes the following proteins:
- a CDS encoding 4Fe-4S dicluster domain-containing protein: MSEIPAYLRNGYITPEELEKFIPLPSDERLRKRPVAIPECPQEIPCAPCREICPTNAISMPTPNDLPIVDYDRCIGCSLCVQICPGLAFFMVHYVGDKARITMPHELLPLPKRGEEVILLNRVGEPVGRGKVITVVPREKSKGDTPIITVEVPIELAWEVRAIKVVRE; this comes from the coding sequence ATGAGTGAAATCCCCGCCTACCTCAGAAACGGTTACATCACTCCCGAGGAGCTTGAAAAGTTCATCCCCCTGCCGAGCGATGAGCGGCTGAGGAAAAGACCGGTAGCGATTCCGGAATGCCCGCAGGAGATTCCGTGCGCCCCGTGCAGGGAGATATGTCCGACCAACGCGATAAGCATGCCCACCCCGAACGATTTACCGATTGTGGACTACGACAGGTGCATTGGCTGCTCCCTCTGCGTCCAGATATGCCCGGGCTTGGCCTTCTTCATGGTGCACTACGTTGGCGACAAGGCAAGGATAACGATGCCCCACGAGCTTCTTCCGCTGCCCAAGCGGGGCGAGGAGGTAATACTGCTCAACAGGGTCGGCGAGCCGGTCGGAAGGGGGAAGGTGATCACGGTAGTTCCCAGGGAAAAGAGCAAGGGAGATACACCGATAATCACCGTTGAGGTGCCGATAGAGCTGGCCTGGGAGGTTAGGGCGATTAAGGTGGTGAGAGAATGA
- a CDS encoding FAD-dependent oxidoreductase, which produces MRLTEHPVLRFERGREVTIYFEGKPIKAYEGETIATALHAAGIRVLNYSANEKRPRGLFCAIGKCSSCLMVVNGIPNVRTCITLVEDGMVIERQHGKAKLPRDAKPPEFRNAKVVRADIVIIGGGPAGLMAAIHAADAGAKVVLFDENPMLGGQLVKQTHKFFGKREQFAGVRGVEIAKILEDEARKRENIEIFLETSAVGIFQDGDEKLVLAVKNNRELIEFRGRAVIVATGAMEKMIPFENNDLPGIYGAGAIQTLMNTYGVKPGDRVLIVGAGNVGLILAYQLIQAGVEVKAIVEAMPKVGGYFVHAAKVRRLGVPILTRHTILRAEGKEKVERAVVAQLDEKWQVIPGTEKTFEVDVIALAVGLRPSIELLHQAGCQIRYVRELSGHVAVRDECMETTVRGIFVAGDSAGIEEATTAMLEGKVAGIAAALRLGIADESWLKEMEKAQKDLVEFRSGPFGRHVLEGIKKALVVRE; this is translated from the coding sequence GTGCGCTTAACTGAGCATCCTGTTCTGCGTTTTGAGCGCGGCAGAGAGGTTACAATATACTTTGAGGGAAAGCCCATCAAAGCCTACGAGGGCGAAACGATAGCAACGGCCCTCCATGCGGCAGGAATACGGGTCCTGAACTATTCAGCCAACGAGAAGAGGCCCAGAGGTCTCTTCTGCGCCATCGGAAAGTGCTCCTCCTGCCTGATGGTCGTGAACGGGATTCCCAACGTGAGGACGTGCATAACCCTCGTCGAGGACGGAATGGTCATAGAGCGCCAGCACGGAAAGGCCAAGCTGCCGAGGGATGCAAAGCCACCGGAGTTCAGGAACGCAAAGGTCGTGAGGGCGGACATCGTGATAATCGGCGGAGGTCCCGCAGGTCTGATGGCGGCCATACACGCGGCGGATGCTGGTGCGAAGGTTGTTCTCTTCGATGAGAACCCCATGCTCGGCGGCCAGCTCGTCAAGCAGACCCACAAGTTCTTCGGCAAGCGCGAGCAGTTCGCGGGTGTTAGGGGCGTGGAGATAGCCAAAATTCTTGAGGATGAAGCCAGGAAGAGGGAGAACATCGAAATATTCCTGGAGACGTCTGCTGTTGGAATCTTCCAGGACGGCGACGAGAAGCTCGTTCTGGCGGTTAAAAACAACCGTGAACTGATAGAATTCCGCGGAAGGGCGGTCATAGTGGCGACCGGTGCGATGGAGAAGATGATACCCTTCGAGAACAACGATCTGCCCGGAATCTACGGTGCCGGAGCTATACAGACGCTCATGAACACCTACGGCGTCAAGCCCGGCGACAGGGTTCTTATCGTTGGGGCCGGCAACGTGGGACTTATTCTGGCGTATCAGCTCATCCAGGCGGGCGTTGAGGTGAAGGCGATAGTCGAGGCCATGCCGAAGGTCGGCGGCTACTTCGTCCATGCTGCCAAGGTTAGAAGGCTTGGAGTCCCGATACTCACGAGACACACGATTCTCCGTGCCGAGGGAAAGGAGAAGGTTGAAAGGGCGGTCGTAGCTCAGCTGGACGAGAAATGGCAGGTCATTCCAGGAACTGAGAAGACCTTCGAGGTCGATGTCATAGCCCTCGCCGTTGGACTGAGGCCGAGCATCGAGCTCCTCCACCAGGCCGGCTGTCAGATACGCTACGTACGCGAGCTGAGCGGCCACGTTGCGGTCCGCGACGAGTGTATGGAAACAACGGTCAGGGGAATATTCGTCGCAGGAGATTCGGCTGGAATAGAGGAGGCCACGACGGCCATGCTTGAGGGCAAGGTCGCCGGAATCGCGGCAGCGCTGAGACTCGGAATAGCGGACGAAAGCTGGCTGAAGGAGATGGAGAAAGCCCAGAAGGACCTCGTAGAGTTCCGCTCCGGCCCCTTCGGCAGGCACGTGCTTGAGGGGATTAAGAAGGCTCTGGTGGTGAGAGAATGA
- a CDS encoding pyridoxal-phosphate dependent enzyme has product MHPKIGSLLARFPRVELIGWETPIQYLPKISSMVGADVYVKRDDLTGFGIGGNKIRKLEFLLGDAIASGADTVITLGAVHSNHAFVTALAAKSLGLDVILVLRGKEELKGNYLLDKLVGIETRVFEAEKTADLVPMAEEIAEELRAEGRRPYLIPIGGASPVGTLGYVGGAGEIASQAKKLGIEFDTVVDAVGSGGTLAGITLGLSLLGSRTEPVGMGVGIFTGSMENRILELAAETRRLIGAKCKIKKPRIHDYSFGAYGKIVKEVGETIRLVAKLEGILLDPVYTGKAFHGLMELAQTGELGETVLFIHTGGTPGLFHYGEEMLRLMQNP; this is encoded by the coding sequence ATGCATCCAAAGATAGGCTCACTTCTCGCGAGGTTCCCCAGGGTAGAACTCATTGGATGGGAGACTCCGATTCAGTACCTTCCGAAGATAAGCTCGATGGTGGGCGCTGACGTCTACGTCAAGCGCGATGACCTCACGGGCTTTGGAATCGGCGGGAACAAGATAAGGAAGCTCGAATTCCTGCTCGGAGATGCTATAGCCAGCGGCGCTGATACGGTGATAACCCTCGGTGCCGTGCACTCCAACCATGCCTTCGTGACAGCGCTGGCCGCGAAGAGCCTCGGTCTCGACGTCATTTTGGTTCTCAGGGGGAAGGAGGAGCTCAAGGGGAACTACCTCCTCGACAAGCTTGTTGGAATAGAAACGAGGGTCTTTGAGGCAGAGAAGACGGCAGACCTGGTTCCAATGGCGGAAGAGATAGCCGAGGAGCTGAGGGCGGAGGGCAGAAGGCCGTACCTGATCCCGATAGGCGGCGCCTCCCCGGTCGGGACCCTAGGATATGTGGGGGGAGCTGGGGAGATAGCCTCGCAGGCGAAAAAGCTCGGCATCGAGTTTGACACCGTGGTTGATGCCGTCGGCAGCGGTGGCACCTTGGCGGGGATAACCCTCGGTCTGAGCCTTCTGGGGAGCAGAACCGAGCCCGTGGGAATGGGCGTCGGGATATTCACGGGCAGCATGGAGAACAGGATACTGGAGCTGGCCGCGGAAACGCGGAGACTCATTGGAGCTAAGTGCAAAATCAAAAAGCCAAGGATACACGACTACAGCTTCGGCGCCTACGGGAAAATCGTGAAAGAGGTGGGAGAAACCATAAGACTCGTGGCGAAGCTTGAGGGGATACTCCTCGACCCGGTCTACACCGGAAAGGCCTTCCACGGCCTCATGGAGCTGGCCCAAACGGGGGAGCTCGGCGAAACCGTGCTCTTCATCCACACGGGAGGGACGCCCGGACTGTTCCACTACGGCGAGGAGATGCTCAGACTCATGCAAAACCCTTAA
- a CDS encoding dihydroorotate dehydrogenase produces MASLEVELFGIKFENPLILASGINDKVPEQWIRAHEEGAGGVVTKSIGIEPREGYDNPTIVELPCGLINAMGLPNPGWRGFLEMVEGYTFDFPLIVSIFGGTPEEFAFLAEKLSGVAHAFELNLSCPHAKGYGMEIGQNPENVYKVVRAVKDATDRPVIAKLTPNIDDITKLGLAAEKAGADAVSAINTLKAIAIDVYARRPVLSNRVGGYSGPGIKPVALRAVYDLARTLDIPIIGIGGITTWQDAVEFLLAGASALQIGTAVSLRGWKVFREINDGILGYLEEEGFSSVEEIVGLALEE; encoded by the coding sequence ATGGCGAGCCTTGAGGTCGAGCTTTTCGGGATAAAATTCGAGAACCCGCTCATTCTCGCATCTGGAATAAATGACAAGGTGCCGGAGCAGTGGATTAGGGCGCACGAGGAGGGCGCCGGCGGCGTGGTTACGAAATCCATCGGCATCGAACCGAGGGAGGGCTACGATAATCCCACCATCGTCGAACTGCCCTGCGGTCTCATCAACGCGATGGGACTGCCCAACCCAGGCTGGAGGGGATTTCTTGAGATGGTCGAGGGCTATACGTTTGACTTCCCGCTCATAGTCTCAATTTTCGGTGGAACGCCTGAAGAGTTCGCCTTTCTGGCTGAGAAACTCAGCGGCGTTGCCCATGCCTTTGAGCTGAACCTCAGCTGTCCCCACGCAAAAGGCTACGGCATGGAGATAGGGCAAAACCCAGAGAACGTCTATAAAGTCGTTAGGGCCGTCAAGGACGCCACCGATAGACCGGTCATAGCGAAGCTGACGCCCAACATAGATGACATAACCAAGCTCGGTTTAGCTGCCGAAAAGGCTGGAGCTGACGCAGTCTCGGCAATAAACACCCTCAAGGCCATAGCGATTGACGTTTACGCCAGGAGGCCGGTTCTCAGCAACAGGGTAGGCGGCTACTCTGGACCTGGAATCAAGCCGGTCGCCCTTCGTGCGGTCTACGACCTGGCGAGAACGCTTGATATTCCTATTATAGGAATAGGAGGAATAACCACCTGGCAGGATGCCGTCGAGTTCCTCCTTGCTGGAGCTTCAGCTCTGCAGATAGGCACCGCTGTCTCACTCCGCGGGTGGAAAGTATTCAGGGAAATAAACGATGGAATTTTGGGGTATCTTGAAGAAGAAGGCTTTTCGAGCGTTGAGGAGATAGTCGGACTGGCGCTGGAGGAGTAA
- the queC gene encoding 7-cyano-7-deazaguanine synthase QueC, with product MKRAVVLFSGGLDSTACLYWAKRNYDEVIMLTVNYGSNEERVTNKVAEFFSKELDVSLKVVRLDFLEEFSKLRGTTLVGGETPRVTAEELEDMSVAQETAKSVWVPARNVVLISVAASLLDALGGGDIIVGFNAEEGATFPDNTPEFVERMNEMLKHGTMADVKVVAPLIELDKRGIAKLLKELGAKYEYSNSCYMPKGFTEDGKPIHCGECESCVRRHRGLMEALGEDRTVYAVKPEI from the coding sequence ATGAAGCGCGCTGTGGTGCTGTTCTCGGGTGGGCTTGATTCGACGGCCTGTCTCTACTGGGCAAAGAGGAACTACGATGAGGTCATAATGCTCACAGTCAACTACGGAAGCAATGAGGAGAGAGTCACGAACAAAGTTGCCGAGTTCTTTTCGAAGGAGCTGGACGTCTCGCTGAAGGTGGTACGGCTTGATTTCCTCGAGGAGTTCTCAAAGCTCCGCGGGACAACCCTAGTGGGCGGCGAGACTCCAAGGGTTACCGCGGAGGAGCTTGAGGACATGAGTGTCGCCCAGGAGACTGCCAAGAGCGTCTGGGTTCCAGCTAGAAATGTCGTTCTGATAAGCGTCGCCGCATCGCTCCTCGATGCGCTCGGCGGTGGGGACATAATAGTCGGCTTCAATGCGGAGGAAGGGGCCACTTTCCCGGACAACACGCCTGAGTTCGTCGAGAGAATGAACGAAATGCTGAAACATGGCACCATGGCCGATGTGAAGGTCGTCGCCCCGCTGATAGAGCTCGACAAAAGGGGAATAGCGAAACTCCTGAAGGAGCTGGGCGCCAAGTACGAATACTCCAACTCCTGCTACATGCCGAAGGGCTTCACAGAGGACGGGAAGCCTATACACTGCGGCGAGTGCGAGAGCTGCGTCAGACGCCATAGAGGCTTGATGGAAGCTCTCGGGGAAGACAGGACGGTTTATGCCGTGAAGCCCGAGATATGA
- a CDS encoding tungsten cofactor oxidoreductase radical SAM maturase, whose translation MEKDAHRFELNGAFVLIPKKPDLKYLYIEITNRCNLRCEMCFKQYWEDPEGDMDWELFLKILDDAEELPELEMIYFGGIGEPTVHPRFMDMAREVKKRGFALGISTNGFLLTDKRIEELVELGLDLIYFSVDSVPTQPVDIGHIKPDVTGSRIRKIQEVKKRLNSDVPHIGVEVVVTKENYKELVDIVHYVGSLGVDTVLISNLIPITKEHAELIVYDGSVDMKPIIDKLEAVYHGYIYKLAEFSLRTERHCEFVEKNVAVIRWDGEVAPCYRFLHTYPEIVFGREKRVIAYSFGNVKEKSLKDIWTSRDYSWFRFVVKNSLYPSCADCPLNESCSFVWDTESDCWSNKPSCADCLWSRRIVLCPIPEKGMKGYW comes from the coding sequence TTGGAGAAAGACGCTCATAGGTTCGAGCTTAACGGTGCTTTCGTTCTAATTCCCAAAAAACCCGATTTGAAGTATCTGTACATCGAGATAACCAACCGCTGCAACCTCCGGTGCGAGATGTGCTTCAAGCAGTATTGGGAGGATCCGGAGGGCGATATGGACTGGGAGCTGTTTCTGAAGATTCTCGACGATGCCGAGGAGCTACCCGAGCTGGAGATGATATACTTCGGGGGCATAGGTGAACCAACAGTTCATCCGCGTTTCATGGATATGGCAAGGGAGGTTAAGAAGAGGGGGTTTGCGCTGGGAATAAGTACCAACGGCTTTCTTCTCACGGACAAACGCATAGAGGAGCTCGTTGAGCTCGGTCTCGACTTGATATACTTTTCGGTGGATTCGGTGCCCACCCAACCGGTGGACATAGGCCACATAAAGCCCGACGTGACGGGTTCCAGAATCAGGAAGATCCAGGAAGTCAAGAAGAGGCTCAACAGTGACGTTCCGCACATAGGGGTTGAGGTGGTGGTTACCAAGGAGAACTACAAAGAACTAGTGGATATAGTCCACTACGTTGGATCCCTGGGCGTGGATACCGTCCTCATCTCAAACCTGATTCCAATAACGAAGGAGCACGCGGAGCTGATAGTCTACGACGGGAGCGTTGACATGAAGCCGATAATAGACAAGCTTGAGGCTGTATACCACGGGTACATTTACAAACTCGCGGAGTTTTCCCTGAGAACGGAGAGGCACTGCGAGTTCGTGGAGAAGAACGTAGCCGTCATACGGTGGGACGGCGAGGTGGCCCCGTGCTACCGCTTCCTCCACACCTATCCAGAGATAGTCTTCGGAAGGGAGAAGAGGGTGATAGCGTACTCCTTTGGAAACGTCAAGGAAAAGAGCCTGAAGGATATATGGACCAGCAGGGATTACTCGTGGTTCCGCTTCGTCGTCAAGAACTCGCTGTATCCGAGCTGTGCCGACTGTCCTCTGAACGAGTCCTGTTCCTTCGTGTGGGATACCGAGTCAGACTGCTGGAGCAACAAGCCGAGCTGTGCCGACTGCCTCTGGTCGAGGCGTATAGTGCTCTGCCCGATACCAGAGAAGGGCATGAAAGGATATTGGTGA
- a CDS encoding aldehyde ferredoxin oxidoreductase family protein: MFAYWGKILRVNLTDGTIKEEHFDENFAKKWLGTRGFGIYFLLKEMDPTVDPLSPENKIIYTTGPLTGTTAPTGGRYMVITKSPLTGYIAMANSGGFFGAELKFAGWDAIIVEGASDHPVYLYINDESVELRDASHLWGKTSTETEEALKEEIGDKRIRAALIGPAGENLVRFAAVMNDEHRAAGRGGVGAVMGSKKLKAIVVRGHKRVEVADRAKFTSVVKEKTDKLRNDPVAGGGLPKYGTAVLVNIINQNGLYPTKNFQYSQFEYAEEQSGEAMTAKYLIRNKPCYACPIGCGRVNKLPTTGVTEGPEYESIWALGAHNGINDLASIIEANHWADEYGMDTISLGGTLATAMELYEKGLLKQEDLGEEAPPFRWGNTEVLHYYIEKIAKREGFGDKLAEGGYRLAEMYGGTEYFMGVKKQELPAYDPRGAEGHGLGYATNNRGGCHIKQYMISPEILGYPYKMDPHDIGDEKIKLVILFQDLTALIDAAGLCVFTTFGLGADDYRDMINAATGWDFSTEEYLKVGERIWNAERLFNLRAGLDPLKEDTLPKRLLEEPVRNGPNKGHVVRLHLMLPKYYKFRGWTEDGKITEEKAKELGLDEF; encoded by the coding sequence ATGTTTGCGTACTGGGGAAAAATTTTGAGAGTGAACCTGACGGACGGGACCATTAAAGAAGAGCACTTTGACGAGAACTTCGCAAAGAAGTGGCTGGGCACGAGGGGCTTCGGAATCTACTTCCTCCTGAAGGAGATGGACCCAACCGTTGACCCGCTGAGCCCGGAGAATAAGATTATCTACACCACCGGGCCACTAACCGGTACGACGGCCCCGACCGGTGGAAGGTACATGGTAATAACCAAGAGCCCGCTGACCGGTTACATAGCCATGGCGAACTCGGGCGGATTCTTCGGTGCTGAACTCAAGTTCGCCGGCTGGGACGCCATCATAGTGGAGGGAGCGTCCGACCACCCGGTTTACCTCTACATAAACGACGAGAGCGTCGAGCTCAGGGACGCAAGCCACCTCTGGGGCAAGACCTCTACCGAGACCGAGGAGGCCCTGAAGGAGGAAATCGGGGACAAGCGCATAAGGGCGGCCCTAATTGGTCCGGCTGGAGAGAACCTCGTCAGGTTCGCCGCGGTTATGAACGACGAGCACAGGGCAGCCGGTAGGGGCGGTGTCGGTGCTGTAATGGGAAGCAAGAAGCTGAAGGCGATAGTCGTTCGCGGCCACAAGCGCGTTGAAGTGGCCGACAGGGCGAAGTTCACAAGCGTCGTCAAGGAGAAGACCGACAAGCTGAGAAACGACCCCGTTGCCGGCGGTGGACTACCTAAGTACGGAACCGCTGTTCTCGTTAACATAATCAACCAGAACGGTCTCTATCCGACAAAGAACTTCCAGTACAGCCAGTTTGAGTACGCTGAGGAGCAGAGCGGTGAGGCGATGACGGCCAAGTACCTGATAAGGAACAAGCCGTGCTACGCCTGTCCGATAGGCTGTGGAAGGGTGAACAAGCTCCCGACCACAGGAGTCACAGAGGGGCCGGAGTACGAGAGCATCTGGGCGCTCGGAGCACACAACGGCATTAACGACCTCGCGAGCATCATCGAGGCCAACCACTGGGCCGACGAGTACGGTATGGACACCATAAGCCTCGGCGGAACCCTTGCGACTGCGATGGAGCTCTACGAGAAAGGCCTGCTCAAGCAGGAGGACCTCGGCGAGGAGGCGCCGCCCTTCAGGTGGGGCAACACGGAGGTTCTCCACTACTACATAGAGAAGATTGCCAAGAGGGAGGGCTTCGGTGACAAGCTCGCTGAGGGCGGCTACCGGCTGGCCGAGATGTACGGTGGAACCGAGTACTTCATGGGCGTCAAGAAGCAGGAGCTTCCTGCATATGACCCAAGGGGAGCAGAGGGACACGGTCTCGGCTACGCCACCAACAACCGTGGCGGCTGCCACATCAAGCAGTACATGATAAGCCCTGAGATTCTCGGCTACCCGTACAAGATGGACCCGCACGACATCGGCGACGAGAAGATAAAGCTGGTCATCCTGTTCCAGGACCTCACAGCTCTCATCGACGCCGCTGGACTGTGTGTCTTCACAACCTTCGGTCTCGGCGCCGACGACTACCGCGACATGATAAACGCCGCCACCGGCTGGGACTTCTCAACCGAGGAGTATCTCAAGGTGGGAGAGCGCATCTGGAACGCCGAGAGGCTCTTCAACCTCAGGGCCGGCCTCGACCCGCTCAAGGAGGACACCCTGCCGAAGAGACTGCTTGAGGAGCCGGTCAGGAACGGGCCGAACAAGGGTCATGTCGTCAGGCTGCACCTGATGCTTCCGAAGTACTACAAGTTCCGCGGCTGGACCGAGGACGGAAAGATAACCGAGGAGAAGGCAAAAGAACTCGGCCTGGACGAGTTCTGA
- a CDS encoding S8 family serine peptidase, with amino-acid sequence MKGLKAVVLGLFLIGLITGMAVAAPTKPVVQNNDIQQKNYGLLTPGLFKKVQRMSWNSEINTVIMFESTRSRDRALKILKLMGAEVKYTYKIIPAVAVKMKVKDVLAVAGMIDAGFFGGTKVSGIKFIQEDYTVKVNVEYEGLDESAAQVMATNLWNLGYDGSGITIAVIDTGIDASHPDLQGKVIGWMDYVNGRSSPYDDNGHGTHVASIAAGTGAASNGKYKGMAPGAKLVGIKVLGADGSGSISDIIAGVDWAVQNKDKYGIRVINLSLGSSQSSDGTDSLSQAVNNAWDAGIVVCVAAGNSGPDKYTVGSPAAASKVITVGAVDKYDVITDFSSRGPTADNRLKPEVVAPGNWIIAARASGTSMGQPINEYYTAAPGTSMATPHVAGIAALLLQAHPSWSPDKVKTALIETADIVKPDEIVDIAYGAGRVNAYKAAYYDSLSKLVFTGYVADRGSQTHQFTVSGASFLTATLYWDNGGSDIDLYLYDPNGNQVDYSYTAYYGFEKVGYYNPTSGTWSLKVVSYSGSANYQVDVVSDGSLSESSGGGGTQPTVDEKTFTGYVHEYNDKSDSFTMTVNSGATKITGDLVFDTSAHDLDLYLYDPNGNLVDRSESYNSNEHVEYSNPAPGDWTFLVYAYSTYGWAYYTLYGKVYYG; translated from the coding sequence ATGAAAGGATTGAAGGCTGTTGTGCTGGGCCTCTTTTTGATAGGCCTCATAACAGGAATGGCCGTTGCAGCACCAACAAAGCCCGTTGTTCAGAATAACGACATACAGCAAAAGAACTATGGCCTCCTCACCCCAGGGCTTTTCAAAAAGGTACAGAGAATGAGCTGGAACTCCGAGATAAACACCGTGATAATGTTCGAGAGTACCAGAAGCCGCGACAGAGCTCTGAAAATTCTCAAGCTTATGGGAGCGGAAGTCAAGTACACCTACAAGATAATCCCCGCAGTTGCTGTGAAAATGAAAGTTAAAGATGTCCTTGCAGTGGCAGGCATGATAGACGCAGGGTTCTTTGGAGGAACCAAAGTTTCAGGAATAAAGTTTATCCAGGAAGACTACACTGTGAAAGTCAACGTGGAGTATGAGGGCCTTGACGAGTCCGCAGCACAGGTTATGGCAACCAACCTCTGGAACCTCGGATATGATGGCTCCGGAATAACGATTGCTGTTATTGACACGGGTATAGATGCCTCTCATCCTGATCTGCAGGGCAAAGTTATCGGCTGGATGGACTACGTTAATGGCCGCTCAAGCCCATACGACGATAACGGGCACGGAACACATGTTGCGAGCATAGCTGCAGGAACCGGAGCGGCCAGCAACGGCAAGTACAAGGGCATGGCCCCCGGAGCCAAGCTCGTGGGCATCAAAGTCCTCGGTGCCGACGGTTCAGGAAGCATATCAGACATCATAGCCGGTGTGGACTGGGCGGTCCAGAACAAGGACAAGTATGGAATAAGGGTTATCAACCTCTCACTAGGGTCAAGCCAGAGTTCAGATGGCACCGACTCACTCAGCCAGGCAGTCAACAACGCCTGGGACGCTGGAATAGTAGTCTGCGTTGCCGCTGGAAACAGCGGGCCTGACAAGTACACCGTCGGCTCCCCGGCAGCGGCCAGCAAGGTCATAACGGTGGGAGCCGTTGACAAGTACGATGTCATAACCGACTTCTCAAGCAGAGGGCCAACTGCCGACAACAGGCTCAAGCCCGAGGTTGTGGCCCCGGGCAACTGGATTATAGCCGCCCGTGCCAGCGGGACAAGCATGGGGCAACCGATAAACGAATACTACACCGCCGCCCCCGGAACCAGTATGGCTACCCCCCACGTAGCAGGGATAGCTGCCCTCCTCCTCCAGGCCCACCCAAGCTGGAGTCCAGACAAGGTCAAAACGGCGCTCATAGAGACAGCAGACATCGTCAAGCCGGATGAGATAGTAGATATCGCCTACGGTGCCGGCAGGGTGAACGCTTACAAGGCTGCATACTACGACAGCCTATCCAAGCTCGTCTTCACCGGCTACGTCGCCGACAGGGGAAGCCAGACTCATCAGTTCACGGTAAGCGGCGCTTCTTTCCTAACGGCAACGCTCTACTGGGACAACGGCGGAAGCGATATTGACCTGTACTTATACGACCCGAACGGCAACCAAGTCGATTACTCATACACCGCATACTACGGCTTCGAAAAGGTCGGCTACTACAACCCAACTTCCGGAACATGGAGTCTCAAGGTGGTCAGCTACAGCGGTTCAGCCAACTACCAGGTAGATGTAGTTAGTGATGGCTCCCTCAGTGAATCCAGCGGTGGTGGAGGAACCCAGCCCACCGTTGATGAGAAGACCTTCACCGGCTACGTTCACGAGTATAACGACAAGAGCGACAGCTTCACCATGACCGTCAACAGCGGCGCGACCAAGATAACCGGCGACCTCGTCTTCGACACCAGTGCCCATGACCTTGATCTCTATCTCTACGATCCCAACGGCAACCTCGTGGACCGCTCCGAGAGCTATAACAGCAACGAGCACGTCGAGTACAGCAACCCCGCTCCCGGTGACTGGACGTTCCTCGTCTACGCCTACAGCACCTACGGATGGGCCTATTACACCCTCTACGGCAAGGTCTACTACGGGTGA
- the bpsA gene encoding N(4)-bis(aminopropyl)spermidine synthase: MKEIVEKVREKTSIPVYERTVENVLSAIQASGDVWRIVDLSEEPLPLVVAVITALHEMGYVAFDGPNVVLTQSGRKLVEKYGIGARKDYTCSHCEGKTVELDAFSDLLEQFKEIVKDRPQPKHDFDQAYVTPETTVARIALMHTRGDLENKEVFVLGDDDLTSIALMLSGLPKRIAVLDIDERLVKFIEKTADELGYENIEMFTFDLREPLPDYALHKFDTFITDPPETVEAIRAFVGRGIATLKGPGCAGYFGITRRESSLDKWREIQRLLLNEFNVVITDIIRNFNEYVNWGYEEETRAWKLLPVKVRPTYNWYKSYMFRIQTLEGSKGFEERITVGDELYNDEEASTT, translated from the coding sequence ATGAAGGAGATAGTGGAGAAGGTCAGGGAGAAGACGAGCATTCCCGTTTACGAGAGAACCGTCGAGAACGTTCTGAGCGCCATCCAGGCGAGCGGTGACGTCTGGAGGATAGTTGACCTCAGCGAGGAGCCGCTTCCGCTGGTTGTGGCGGTCATAACGGCGCTCCACGAGATGGGTTACGTGGCATTCGACGGTCCGAACGTCGTCCTCACCCAGAGCGGCAGGAAGCTGGTGGAGAAATACGGAATCGGGGCGAGGAAGGACTACACCTGCTCCCACTGCGAGGGTAAGACGGTCGAATTAGATGCCTTCAGCGACCTGCTCGAGCAGTTCAAGGAGATAGTGAAGGACCGCCCGCAGCCGAAGCACGACTTCGACCAGGCCTACGTTACGCCAGAGACGACCGTCGCCAGGATAGCCCTGATGCACACGAGGGGAGACCTTGAAAACAAGGAGGTCTTCGTTCTCGGCGACGACGACCTTACCAGCATAGCCCTCATGCTCTCTGGCCTGCCGAAGAGAATAGCTGTCCTCGACATTGATGAGAGGCTCGTCAAGTTCATCGAGAAGACGGCGGATGAACTCGGCTACGAGAACATCGAGATGTTCACCTTCGATCTCAGGGAGCCGCTCCCGGACTACGCGCTCCACAAGTTCGACACCTTCATAACCGACCCGCCCGAGACCGTTGAGGCCATAAGGGCCTTCGTCGGCAGGGGGATAGCGACGCTTAAAGGGCCCGGCTGCGCCGGCTACTTCGGCATAACGAGGCGCGAGAGCTCCCTCGACAAGTGGCGCGAGATCCAGAGGTTGCTCCTCAACGAGTTCAATGTTGTTATCACCGACATCATCAGAAACTTCAACGAGTACGTGAACTGGGGCTACGAGGAGGAGACGCGCGCCTGGAAGCTCCTGCCTGTCAAGGTCAGGCCGACCTACAACTGGTACAAGAGCTACATGTTCAGGATCCAGACGCTCGAGGGTTCGAAGGGCTTTGAGGAGAGGATCACCGTCGGCGACGAGCTCTACAACGACGAGGAAGCCTCGACCACCTGA